The Carassius gibelio isolate Cgi1373 ecotype wild population from Czech Republic chromosome B19, carGib1.2-hapl.c, whole genome shotgun sequence genomic interval ACATgatgcttaataaaaaaaaagtaaacccttGTCAGACATTTATAGCCATATACATTTAGCATTTAATGAATTTGACAATAGATGGGATTATCATATTTACCATTGCTTTGTTTGCTCTAATTGTTTTTTCCCACTCCAATTTCATATTCTGTGTCCCAGGTGCCTATTGCTCTATGCCACCCACGTCAGACGTCTCCGAGGTGGTTTCAGCTCACTACGCTGAATGATTTCTGATCCCTATAAATGAATCTCACTTTTCTTTTTCAGAGAATAACTCTTGCTCTTTAGcagtaattttctttttatttcacaaaatactCTTGCCTACCATTAGTCAATCTCAGTTTTCTTCTTAGAAAAAATACTCTTGATCAACAACATTTAATGTCAATTTCCTTTTCAGAAATTAACCCTGAATTAGTGTCAATTTATCTCACTCTTCTTTTTGAAAATAACTCTTGATCAGCTAGACTGGTTGATCTCAATTTTGCTCTTAAAAATAACCTTAATCGACTAGGAGCAAACACAGACCTCACTGGGAGTTAATCCCACAACAAACATCCCAAGTTTCATAAAATTAAAGTCTACTTCCACTTTTTCTCAATTTGTTGCCACTGAGTTCATTTAGATGATATCAGTCCCTCTGGTCCTCTCCCTGAACTTTTATGCAGAGTAGGGCTGAAACTACAAAGTCCATAATCAGTCTTATCAGCTCTCGGGTCCAGACGAAAACCCTCAAGATatcccacttctgacagcaaACTGTCGCTGCAATTTTCTATTTCAATGAATGTATGAGACAAAAGTCttttgaagagtttttttttttttttgcaagaaaaggTGACAGTCATGGCTACAGAGTGCGACCCGAATAACATTATGACTTAgtatttatatccaaattttttcaaatgtattaagaGGATAAGCCCCTTGAGATGAATCATCTCGTTGACAAGGGGTCCTCAATATTCACAAATACATACACAAGCAGCAGATACAGCAGTGCAGTAAATACATCAATACAATACAGTCAGTACAAAAACAAGACAACACAGTCatcacccacacccacacacacacacacacacagaactctCAGAGGGCTGTCTAACCCCACAACAGTATGCATCTTTGACAttagtaataattcaataattattcAACAATGTAACAATGACAttccactgaaataaaatatacaaacatatGTAAACAGAAatctaaaacaaatacaaatattcttaaggtgatgtacaggagcatttTTAAACATATGGAGGGAAGTTGAGAATAGCATAGAGACAGGCGAATTATTCCAATAAAAGGGtgctttatatttaaatgaatatttgccACATTCTTGATTGATTCTAGGGACAACAAAAGATATGCCATCTGCATGGCCTAAACTATACGAGGAGCTGAATGGGATTAAATATTGTTTCAAGTAATCAGGATAACTAAAGtgaatgcatttgaaaataaacaataacCAATGAAAATGACGTCTGGAGGATGGAGTAAGCCAGGACAATTGGTGATACATAAGGCAGTGGTGAGTTCTAAAGTGACAACAAAGAATAAACCTGCACAGACTGTTATATACAACCTTAAGGGGTTGAAGATTGGTAGCTGTGGTGTTCTGGTAAATAATATCACTATAATCAAGATTTGGAAATAATAATTGAGAGATAATTgttttgcgaaaaaaaaaaaatgaaagcaactaattgataaagtatttttaaatgataagTAAGTTTATTTGTAATTGAGTGTATATGGGTATTAAATGAAAGAATACAAACTAGCCAGAGACCAAGATATTTAAATTGCCCAACAGCCACAAGGGGTAATGAGTCCATGAATTTGAGCTTAAAAGGTCAGTGGGAACCTGTCTTCGCCATACAGTTGCATATTACAATTGGTGCAGGTAAGAAAAAGGTCAttaatgaaaatggaaaacaaaagagGTCCAAGAGAAGAACCTTGTGGTACACCTCTCTCTATAGTTCTAGAATCTGAATGACTGCCTCTAAAGAAAATACATTGTTGACTGTGATGAAGGTAATAGTTGAACCAGAGAAGGGAGGCCTGTCAACAACAATAGAATGTAATTTGTCCAGGAGAAGAGGCTACCTATTTACAGGCTTACCTAATAAATTGTTCATTTGCTAACAGAATTGTCAGGGTTATTAAAATTATTGGCAAAACCGTTTTTATAATAGTTTGATTTGGCGTTCCTAGTAGTTGAGTAGTACAGGCATTTCTCAAGTGCTTGTAAGACTCCCAGTCAGCTATATCTTGTGTAAGACGGTTCCTTTCCCAGGCCCTATCTCTCGGTTTAAAGAGAACAACCAATTCCCAACTAACCCAAGGTGAATGATTGTCTTTTACCTTAATAACTCTCAGGGGTGaatgtttattaattatattcaaaATCTCAGTGGAAAAATATTCCCATGCATCATTAACAAATGGTGTTAAGTTTAGTCTATTCAAATTAATATTATGGAAAGCATGCATCAAATTATCACTATTAAATAATTTGGTAGTATTTACCTTAATAAATTTAGGTGGAAGATGAGTAGTACTGATTTTCAAGACACAATAAATAATGCAGTGGTCACTGAAACAGTCCGAAAGGATACCTGATTTCACAAATCTATAACCAAGATCCAGAAACAAAGATTTCTTGATTTTATATCGACTCTTGTGGACTCATTAAAAAGTTCAAACCATTAATAAGATGGCGCACAGTAGCTGAAGTAGGATCTTGCCAGTTAATGttaaaatcaccataacagaataatTTCACTAGTGCCTAAGGAGGAAACAGTTGACATAAATTTCTTTATAGATTTTGAGGGACAATTCTGTTAATCtgttaatatttcaaattattaaatgagtATTTTAATGAAGAATTACCTTAACAAACAAGCCTTCAAAGTGTACTGATTTCTCCTTTGGAACAATCACCCGTGACAGTAATCTTAATGATACACATGTGGCTACTCCACCTCATCTAGAGCCTCTATCTGTTCTGTACAGCATGTAATCATCTAAACTAATATCATTATCAGTAAAAGTGGAAGATAACCAGGTTTCAGATAGGTTTATTGTAGACAAGCCATGCTTTTAGTTGATCAAGTTTCAGCTCCtctattacattaattattttaagacCATTAACCAtcctttaagaaaagaaaaaaaaaaactgaaagaagcagaattaagaaaaataaagtataatatatgaataataaggGGCAGACAGCATGAGAGgatacaaacacaaaatacatccacacacacacatacacacaaacacacatacataacacAATACCAATATTTCAAACAGAACCATAGGAGAGAAACAACAACAGAGATAAAACAGAACTCAGTCAGCAATAAgaatattaacaacataaattAACCTTGCAACATCAAAGTTAAcgggattaattaattaaattaaaaactaaccCAACAAACAGgattataaaaataacataattaataaaaataataaaaaataaagagcatCTTGTTTAATAAGTTTTAATCAAaggttttaataatatataatcctGTATCTCATGTTGCAAAAACAAGATCAGGTACGCATCAGCTTCATGACACTGTGTCATAATGCCTGGAGTATGGCAAAACAGTAAGTGAAACCCAAAGAGTCAAATAATAAGCTTAAGTATAAATACAGACCAGACTCAAGGTGACTACATATTGACATCATGGACAAACGCATCAGCTTCATAGCAAAGTTTTGCCGTCAACTTGAACTCGAAGCAAGGCTGGATAGAGCAGTACCTACGTATTTCATATCCATAATTGGATCAAAAAGATGATGCTTTTCTACCAGACCAGTGCTAAAGCCCGGATATAAATACACTCGAGCTCCATTGGACTCTAGCTCTATTTTTCCCATGCGCAAGATGTAGAATCTTCACCTTGTcctggaaatgtaaaaataaacatcacCAGGATTGACCTTGGAGCCCCTTCTGTATACTCCTGGTGAGCGGTGAAATTATCTATGCCAAAAAGATGCATCGAAGCAGCCTGATGAAGCTGATCATATCATGGCCCTCGAACCTCAGGCACTCGTAGAAACTGAAGATTTGATGCCCTGCTTCGGTTCTCGGCATCCTCAATTTTCTCCCCCAGGTAGGAGTTTTGCTTCTCAAAGGTCTTTACTCGTGCCTCCAGGTCTGTTATGTTGGTTAGAGCTGACCCTGAATTCACCCACTTGTTctcgcacgtcctgattttgccaagtccgatgtgttcctaggtcaacatattttgttgaccctggaacaacattttactccaaaaatatattcttaaccatatccctacacctaaacctaaccttaaccatgagtaatccctaaaatcagaggaaatgatagatgaatgacactgatgtacaagcaccaaacactgattttaagcataaacttcacaaaatctataaactggttcttcaaatctgattggttaatcacaatgttgttccagggtcaacaacgatgttgtcccaggaacatgtctcacttggtaaaatcaggttaggcctTGTTCTCCTAGTGACTTAAGCGAGTCATTCATTGCATTGACGCTACATTGAATGTGGTTAAGTTTAGCATCAAAATGAGCCAGCATATCATTTTTAATTTGCTGGAGCATGTCCATCAGAGCTTTATTTCTGAACGCTTGATCCATAACTGAGGACATGTGGATAGAGTGcacaaaaagaagaaatataGTAGACAGGACTGAAAGttgaaagacaaaaaacaaaacaaaaaaacttctaAATGTTGTACCGATTATTTAAATCAGCGACATGTCTTGTATAGGGAGAGTATGAGCAGGATAGGGCATAACACAGACTGAGATTTCCAGGAGATCATGCCAGCAATGCTACTCTGTCAGCCATCTATTGATTTGATTTATATCCAAATCAAACCAGGATGCTCATccaattataatacatatttaacatgtgtcatatttcatacatattaatacatatttaacatgCATATTGATGAAGCATTCAGACAATTTAACAAAACTCTTCTAAGTAAAGCAAATACTAATACCAATAATAATCAAATGTCCCTTACAGGGCTTTACTGGGGCTTTGTTTAGTTTCAAAGCACTGCATAAGAATGCGAGATCAGGGCAGAGGAGCGTGCACtcattttttattcagtaaaatgatGTTTATCCCTCTGAATCCCACTGTTCTTCCTCGAggatttgttgttttattgtgactaaaaaaagcttttttttgatCACATGTCCTGGGGGAGGAATTATCTGGATGCATCTCACTGTGGAAACCAACAGACATTTTCAgtgtaaaaactaaataaatgtatatatatatatatatatatatatatatatatatatttggactcTGCTGGTACTCTACCTTGACCAGATAGCTTTTCAATCTCCTTTGTGCAGAAATCCTCCAATTCCTGTCTCAGCCGAGACACTGATTTTCCTACTTTATCAAAAGACCTCTCATTGATTTTGGGAACATCCGGAGACCCAGGAGGAACAGGGAGAGACAGGTAACTCTACACagacagaaaaaatattttaagaaaaacaaatactactcaagcatcattaaaaataattcaatcAGTACAAGCTGTAAAGAAGAGCCTAAAGATCATGGTTCAACCTGGAGGAAATGGATGTCATTATGTGtttgtgaaagctgctccagctcgTCATTTATGGACCTCATTTGGTCAATCTCCTTCTCCAGTTGCTTTATAAGtgcttcagctcgactcactacAGTCTTTTCTTGATCTCTGATCATCTGTGTGACCTCAGAGCGTCTTCTCTTAATGGAGCTGATGAGCTTACcaaagatcctctcactgtcctccactgctgtctgtgcagattGCTGTAAGACACACAATACAATCAGCTCTTACTGCTGCTCACACAGTCTACTGTGCTTCATTGGGACTGAAAATCACCCTCAATAACCATCTGAAGAAGAGTCTGAAACCAACTGAGTCTGAAACCAGCAGTTCTTCTTTTTCTCAAAACTCACCTTGTGAATCTCCACAGCTTCTTTCAGCTccctaatttttttctttctcttcttaatTTGCTGATGGTATTTTCTCTGTGTATCACCCAAGTGCTTCTATAGGACAAAACAAATAACGTTACATCACAGAAATATGAGTGAtgtttaaagtaataaatgtTTTGAGGACTCCTGCCTTTGTTTAATCATCTCACAAAATACCTTTGATTACACATGTTAAACAACTGCTTGGCTAATGGTGTtaattcctttattttattttattttattttatgcagtgAATGCTTGGCTATATCAGCAGGTGCGATTGAGTcgcagtggatcaccagctttctgacagataggaaacagctagtgagactggggaaattcatgtccaACAGCTGCTACACCAACACttgtgcccctcagggatgtgttgtctccccactgctcttctccctgtacaccaatgacagcacctctaaagacccctatgtcaagctcctgaagtttgcagatgacactacactCATCGGTCTCATCCAGGATGGTGACGAGTCTGCCTACAGACATGATGCAAAATATATGCAACCAAGATGGCGGCGTGTCCAAACGCAGcagcttctctctgtcccgacagaacggtgttttcgtgttttttgtcttgtgagtcgcagtgtttttgtacgttgtcgtcgcgtctacctgtctgtaagcgcaaatacagctgcgggatctcgatctACTAcagaggccttcaccatcaccgacccccactactgcatctcgcccgcagcggaggcgcctcaagcggtgtgagaggaagcagaagagggggaagcgcggaagtatccgggctaggctaacggttaacccacacaagccatctatccccaccatcgtactggctaacgttCGCTCGTTGgataataaactggactacattcgattaCTATGCTGTTGtcagagactgttgtgtttttgtgttcacggaaacatggctcagcaacagcgttccagatggcgccattcagctcgaccagctgacatGCTATCGAGCGTCAGAGCTCTCGTCGCAGGAGGAAAAACCCACGGCGgcaggctttgtgtttacatcaatgacgcgtggtgccgtgatcagagatgtatagtaacgaagt includes:
- the LOC127978522 gene encoding E3 ubiquitin/ISG15 ligase TRIM25, producing MAEARFSHDQFSCSVCLDLLKDPVTIPCGHSYCMSCIKQCWNQEDEKRVYSCPQCRQTFRPRPALKKSTMLAEVVEQLKKTDLQTAVPAGPRDVKCDVCTGRKQKAVKSCLVCLNSFCQNHLEQHENLFRGKRHDLMDATKYLQKMICSKHKKLLDIFCCSDQRCICMLCMVDKHKNHDTVSTAAERKEKQKHLGDTQRKYHQQIKKRKKKIRELKEAVEIHKQSAQTAVEDSERIFGKLISSIKRRRSEVTQMIRDQEKTVVSRAEALIKQLEKEIDQMRSINDELEQLSQTHNDIHFLQSYLSLPVPPGSPDVPKINERSFDKVGKSVSRLRQELEDFCTKEIEKLSGQVRCIQIIPPPGHVIKKKLFLVTIKQQILEEEQWDSEG